A genomic stretch from Halichoerus grypus chromosome 5, mHalGry1.hap1.1, whole genome shotgun sequence includes:
- the C5H8orf90 gene encoding LOW QUALITY PROTEIN: uncharacterized protein C8orf90 homolog (The sequence of the model RefSeq protein was modified relative to this genomic sequence to represent the inferred CDS: inserted 2 bases in 1 codon), producing MASPLSGDPSPAGLPPPPVATPSKSHGPAAPPPPEPPFPDIYGGDAQLWAAHFRGIGRAYRALGKEDDFAIRVLTEDFTLPFPFAWPPGPDPARGPLFYDPHDRAGFDFLLRGPGAPPPALLRPLHATAQAAVRKRRLERLALSYAXARGRPGPACCCWRPGPAPAPPSRGPRGPRPPPPAAPPGWASPRPTRPIKSCSASPAQALCWTPPDRRRGGTRG from the exons ATGGCTTCCCCTCTTTCGGGGGACCCCAGCCCAGCAggtctgccccctcctcctgtaGCCACTCCAAGTAAGtcacatg GTcccgccgcgcccccgcccccggagcCCCCGTTCCCGGACATCTACGGCGGGGACGCGCAGCTCTGGGCGGCGCACTTCCGCGGCATCGGGCGCGCCTACCGCGCGCTGGGCAAGGAGGACGACTTCGCCATCCGCGTGCTCACCGAGGACTTCACGCTGCCCTTCCCGTTCGCCTGGCCGCCAGGGCCCGACCCCGCCCGCGGGCCGCTCTTCTATGACCCGCACGACCGCGCGGGCTTCGACTTCCTGCTGCGCGGCCCGGGCGCGCCGCCCCCCGCGCTGCTGCGGCCCCTTCACGCCACGGCCCAGGCGGCGGTGCGCAAGCGGCGCCTGGAGCGCCTGGCCCTGAGCTACGC AGCGCGGGGGCGCCCCGGCCCGGCCTGCTGCTGCTGGCGCCCGGGCCCGGCTCCGGCGCCGCCTTCCCGGGGCCCGCGGGGCCCGAGGCCGCCACCCCCGGCTGCGCCCCCAGGCTGGGCTAGCCCGCGCCCGACGCGGCCAATAAAGAGTTGCTCTGCTTCGCCCGCCCAGGCTCTTTGCTGGACACCCCCGGACAGGCGGCGGGGCGGGACAAGGGGCTGA